The Mucilaginibacter mallensis genome has a segment encoding these proteins:
- a CDS encoding glycosyltransferase family 2 protein: MNFTPKVAIVILNWNGVKHLREFMPYVVSSVWPNLEIVVGDNASTDGSVEFIRTTYPNVTVIENDDNYGFTGGYNRVLQKVEADYYILLNSDVEVYPGWIAPVIELMESDPLIAAAAPKIKSYLQRDHFEHAGAAGGFIDSFGYPFCRGRMFYEIEEDKGQYQQSGEVFWASGAALFIKKKYWDEAKGFDERFFAHMEEIDLCWRLKNMGYKIMYCAQSEVFHVGGGTLNTENPFKTYLNFRNNLLLLKKNLPFWRSVFVIWVRYWMDLMALLRFLNEGKRRDAGAVSRAHRNFASNLFKREYVKIIHDGSKLKGMYKGSIVSAFFIKKKHVFTSLDPKEFY; encoded by the coding sequence ATGAATTTTACCCCCAAAGTTGCTATCGTTATTTTAAACTGGAACGGCGTTAAACATTTGCGCGAATTTATGCCCTATGTGGTAAGTTCCGTGTGGCCTAACCTTGAAATTGTTGTGGGCGATAATGCCTCAACAGATGGCTCGGTTGAATTTATCCGTACAACATACCCAAACGTAACCGTTATTGAAAATGATGACAATTACGGCTTTACCGGCGGTTATAACCGCGTTTTACAAAAGGTAGAGGCTGATTATTATATCCTGCTTAATTCAGATGTGGAGGTTTATCCCGGCTGGATAGCACCGGTTATCGAATTAATGGAAAGTGATCCGCTGATAGCCGCTGCAGCACCTAAGATAAAATCATATCTGCAACGAGATCATTTTGAGCATGCAGGGGCTGCCGGAGGCTTTATAGATAGCTTTGGTTACCCGTTTTGCCGTGGGCGAATGTTTTATGAGATAGAGGAAGATAAAGGGCAATACCAGCAATCCGGTGAAGTATTCTGGGCTTCAGGAGCAGCTTTATTCATCAAGAAGAAATATTGGGATGAGGCAAAAGGCTTTGATGAACGCTTTTTTGCACACATGGAGGAGATTGATCTTTGCTGGCGATTGAAAAATATGGGATATAAGATAATGTATTGCGCACAATCAGAAGTATTTCACGTTGGCGGCGGTACATTGAATACCGAAAATCCTTTTAAAACCTATCTTAACTTCAGGAACAACTTGTTACTGTTGAAAAAGAATTTGCCTTTCTGGCGATCTGTATTTGTAATATGGGTGCGTTACTGGATGGACCTGATGGCGCTGCTCCGGTTTTTAAATGAAGGTAAACGCAGAGATGCAGGAGCCGTAAGCAGAGCCCACCGCAATTTTGCAAGTAACCTATTTAAACGCGAGTACGTGAAAATAATTCACGATGGATCAAAGCTAAAAGGCATGTACAAGGGAAGTATCGTATCAGCGTTTTTTATAAAAAAGAAACACGTTTTTACTTCGCTGGATCCGAAGGAGTTTTATTAG